A window of the Bacteroides thetaiotaomicron VPI-5482 genome harbors these coding sequences:
- a CDS encoding YncE family protein codes for MKKILIPVSIVAILLCASWKEDAKTVSPDRLFLADSGKSLFVTNRAGNELIKMSSDGQKAEQKVTLSSPVNAMTQDPSGNLWVVCDGNTGMMYELDGKKLSVQSKTKSGATPSDILYSPVSKSLWVTQRFNNELWEIDPATRKVKTKIAVGREPVAMAPFAGDSCLLIANNLPEMSSTAYPIAVQLDIVDVPSKKVTGRIMLPNGATDAKSVAVDKNQTYAYVTHLIARYQLPTNQLDRGWMATNTLSIIDLKAGKLLTSVLLDTPQKGAANPWSVIVTPDDKQIIVAAAGSQELVRIDRIALHERLAKAKQGEMVTPSVKSWNNIPNDAGFLYGIRDFIPTQGKGPRSVVATGDKIYTANYYTSELVSMDLNGKNLKKQVLGAPLAFTKVGKGDMYFHDATICFQNWQSCATCHPNDARMDGLNWDLLNDGMGNPKNTKTLLLSHQTPPCMATGIRKNAEVAVRSGVKYILFMEGEDEIYESIDEYLKSLKPLPSPYLVNGKLSGKAKKGKKIFEENCASCHSGEYYTDQKQYKVDWTTGPDKGLSMDVPALNECWRTAPYLYDGRSYSMKDMLKVHGPHKPVTEKELEELEEYVLSL; via the coding sequence ATGAAAAAGATATTGATACCTGTTAGTATCGTAGCTATACTTCTTTGCGCTAGTTGGAAAGAAGATGCAAAGACGGTTTCGCCGGATCGTTTGTTTCTGGCGGACAGTGGAAAGTCCTTGTTTGTAACGAACAGGGCAGGCAATGAATTAATCAAAATGTCGTCCGACGGACAGAAGGCGGAACAGAAAGTGACCCTTTCCTCGCCCGTCAACGCCATGACACAAGACCCGTCCGGCAACCTTTGGGTGGTATGCGACGGAAACACCGGCATGATGTACGAACTGGATGGAAAGAAACTTTCGGTGCAGTCAAAAACAAAGAGCGGTGCTACGCCTTCGGATATCTTGTACAGTCCGGTGTCCAAATCGCTTTGGGTGACACAACGCTTCAACAATGAGTTGTGGGAAATTGATCCGGCAACCCGTAAGGTAAAGACAAAGATTGCGGTCGGTCGTGAACCGGTGGCTATGGCTCCGTTTGCGGGCGACTCTTGCCTGCTGATTGCCAATAATCTGCCGGAAATGTCCTCTACGGCTTATCCTATTGCAGTGCAGCTCGATATCGTAGATGTCCCTTCAAAGAAGGTGACGGGACGCATCATGTTGCCGAACGGCGCTACCGATGCGAAGTCTGTAGCGGTAGATAAAAATCAGACGTATGCGTATGTCACTCACTTGATTGCCCGTTATCAGTTGCCTACCAATCAGCTGGACCGCGGATGGATGGCTACGAACACGCTGTCCATTATCGACCTGAAAGCTGGAAAACTGCTGACTTCCGTATTGTTGGACACTCCCCAGAAGGGAGCCGCCAACCCGTGGTCGGTGATTGTCACTCCGGATGATAAACAGATTATCGTAGCTGCTGCCGGAAGTCAGGAGCTGGTTCGTATTGACCGCATTGCTTTGCACGAACGTTTGGCGAAGGCAAAGCAGGGGGAGATGGTGACTCCTTCCGTGAAGTCATGGAATAATATTCCGAATGATGCGGGATTCTTATATGGTATCCGCGACTTTATCCCGACACAGGGGAAAGGCCCCCGTTCGGTGGTTGCTACCGGAGATAAGATTTACACAGCCAACTATTATACTTCGGAACTGGTGTCTATGGATTTGAACGGCAAGAATCTGAAGAAGCAGGTTTTGGGTGCACCGCTGGCTTTCACGAAAGTCGGAAAGGGTGATATGTATTTCCATGACGCTACTATTTGTTTCCAGAACTGGCAGAGCTGTGCTACCTGTCATCCGAATGACGCCCGCATGGACGGACTTAACTGGGACTTGCTGAATGACGGCATGGGAAATCCGAAGAATACCAAGACACTCTTGCTTTCGCATCAGACTCCGCCCTGTATGGCGACCGGTATCCGTAAGAATGCCGAAGTAGCGGTACGTTCGGGTGTGAAGTATATTCTGTTTATGGAAGGTGAAGACGAAATATACGAATCCATCGACGAATATCTGAAATCCCTGAAACCGTTGCCAAGCCCATACCTTGTGAACGGTAAACTTTCCGGTAAGGCAAAGAAGGGAAAGAAGATTTTTGAAGAAAACTGTGCGAGCTGCCATTCCGGAGAGTACTATACAGATCAGAAACAGTATAAGGTAGACTGGACAACGGGTCCGGACAAGGGACTGTCTATGGATGTTCCGGCACTGAATGAATGCTGGCGTACAGCTCCCTATCTTTATGACGGGCGCAGCTATTCAATGAAGGATATGCTGAAAGTTCACGGACCTCATAAGCCTGTCACTGAGAAGGAATTGGAAGAACTGGAAGAGTATGTGTTGTCTTTGTAA
- a CDS encoding PTS cellobiose transporter subunit IIC encodes MKYYRIKCEIYKAAGKSWERMAEELLLSAVRGEGKEHGGKVVRLVFFTFCEDNREYQLQRSFLEQWVDDHFVSPRPVLSLVAQKPLVGELVMEVHSLPATAGEEVTVEEQMTSSVRYLRVTSGHYREIIAGGLYADDLTLPVREQSEQVFGKAEEILKAEQMSFGDIVRQWNYLERITDIVYGNQCYQDFNDIRSQFYASSEWASGYPAATGIGTQHGGILVDFNAVKGGIEIIPLDNDWQRAAHVYSDEVLISHRTDAEKGTPKFERGKSLSDHQQEMIYISGTAAIRGEESIVTGDVLVQTEITLENIQHLIGLEEGREKLPEHSGKLELLRVYLKHEEDAKIVKEDMDKLCPDVPIVYLYADVCREELLVEIEGIAYL; translated from the coding sequence ATGAAATATTATCGGATAAAATGTGAAATCTATAAAGCGGCAGGAAAGAGCTGGGAACGAATGGCGGAAGAATTACTTCTGTCAGCCGTTCGCGGGGAAGGAAAGGAACATGGGGGAAAAGTGGTCCGTCTTGTATTCTTTACATTCTGTGAGGATAATCGGGAATATCAGCTCCAACGGTCTTTTCTGGAACAATGGGTGGACGATCATTTCGTTTCTCCCCGTCCGGTTCTTTCGCTCGTAGCCCAAAAGCCTTTGGTGGGAGAACTGGTCATGGAAGTCCATTCGTTGCCGGCAACTGCCGGTGAGGAAGTGACGGTAGAAGAACAGATGACTTCTTCCGTCCGCTACCTTCGGGTTACTTCCGGTCATTATCGGGAAATAATAGCGGGAGGACTTTATGCCGACGATTTGACTCTTCCTGTCCGCGAACAGTCGGAGCAGGTGTTCGGGAAAGCGGAAGAAATTCTGAAAGCGGAGCAGATGAGCTTCGGTGATATTGTCCGCCAGTGGAATTATCTGGAACGCATCACGGATATTGTGTACGGCAATCAGTGTTATCAGGATTTTAATGATATACGTTCGCAGTTTTATGCTTCTTCGGAATGGGCTTCCGGATATCCGGCAGCCACAGGAATCGGGACGCAGCATGGTGGAATACTAGTCGATTTCAATGCCGTCAAAGGAGGAATAGAGATTATCCCGTTGGATAATGACTGGCAGAGAGCTGCCCATGTCTATTCGGATGAAGTCCTGATCAGCCACCGGACGGATGCGGAGAAGGGAACTCCCAAGTTTGAAAGAGGCAAATCGTTGTCCGATCATCAACAGGAGATGATTTATATATCCGGCACAGCCGCCATTCGTGGTGAAGAAAGTATCGTGACGGGCGACGTGCTTGTGCAGACGGAAATCACACTGGAGAATATCCAGCATCTGATTGGTCTGGAAGAAGGGAGAGAGAAACTTCCGGAACATTCCGGCAAGCTGGAACTTCTCCGTGTGTATCTGAAGCATGAAGAGGATGCGAAGATTGTAAAAGAAGATATGGACAAACTTTGTCCCGATGTTCCTATTGTCTATCTTTATGCCGATGTATGCAGGGAAGAACTGCTTGTAGAAATAGAAGGTATTGCTTATTTGTAA
- the ccsA gene encoding cytochrome c biogenesis protein CcsA, which yields MKLIRLIASPILMYVLAGVYALVLAIATFVENSSGPAVAREYFYYAPWFILLQLLQAVNLLAMFLQGGYFKRISKGSLIFHGALVFIWLGAAVTHYAGVTGIMHIREGETVDRMMRDEGAGMGNASLPFSVTLDDFRLKRYPGSHSPMSYESDLVIKKENEAPLQATVRMNKVIEVDGYRLFQSSFDPDEQGTVLSVSYDRPGMQITYIGYFLLFAGFVLTLFSKKSRFGRLRRELGEMKKNAPFCLLLFLGLSGALGTQASYAQETLSSSQLPCIPAPHARKFGSLVLLNPNGRLEPVNSYTSAILRKLYGADKLNSINSDQFFLNLLAFPDEWGGYPFIKVDNKDILQRFGRDGKYIAWQDVFDADGNYVLTDEVNAIYAKSASERKRMDSDLLKLDESVNIVYRIMQHQLLPLFPDENDVQGKWYSAGDEQTVFHDKDSLFVSKIMDWYIYELGNGVRTNNWKEADKIVDMMHIFQQAKSKTPAIDNQRVKAELLYNQLNLFFWCRLAYLILGGILLFIACGEIIADFKWGSRLSSILIVLLIAAFLAHTTGVLLRWYISERAPWANAYESMICTSWLLVGGGLLFARRFRILPALAGLLGGIMLFVAGLNHLNPEITPLVPVLQSYWLMSHVAIIMIGYVFFALCALTGLFNLILMNLLSATNRVKLLFRIREFTLLNEMAMILGLFFMTAGTFLGAIWANVSWGRYWGWDPKETWALISIVVYALVLHIRFIPLLKGKTTWCYNLLSVVSILSIIMTWFGVNYYLSGLHSYGKTEGGDLLLWIWGAGLCVVLALALFARRRLKKYS from the coding sequence ATGAAACTGATTCGATTGATCGCTTCTCCGATTTTGATGTACGTATTAGCGGGAGTTTATGCGTTGGTACTGGCAATCGCCACTTTTGTGGAAAATTCGTCCGGTCCGGCCGTTGCGCGCGAATACTTTTATTATGCTCCGTGGTTTATTTTGTTGCAACTCTTGCAGGCTGTCAATCTGTTGGCCATGTTTCTTCAGGGAGGTTATTTCAAAAGAATCAGTAAAGGAAGTCTGATCTTTCATGGGGCTTTGGTTTTTATTTGGTTGGGGGCGGCTGTTACTCACTATGCAGGAGTAACAGGAATCATGCACATCCGTGAGGGGGAAACGGTGGACCGCATGATGCGCGATGAAGGGGCAGGGATGGGAAATGCCTCCCTGCCTTTTTCTGTCACTCTCGATGATTTCCGGTTAAAGCGTTATCCGGGCTCTCACAGTCCGATGTCTTATGAAAGCGATCTGGTGATAAAGAAGGAGAATGAAGCTCCTTTGCAGGCTACGGTCCGGATGAATAAGGTGATTGAAGTGGATGGTTATCGCTTGTTTCAGTCTTCGTTCGATCCGGATGAGCAGGGAACGGTGTTGTCCGTAAGTTATGACCGTCCCGGTATGCAGATTACCTATATCGGCTATTTCCTGCTGTTTGCCGGCTTTGTGCTGACTCTGTTCAGTAAGAAGTCCCGTTTCGGGCGTTTGCGCAGGGAACTGGGGGAGATGAAAAAGAATGCTCCTTTCTGTCTGCTTCTCTTTTTAGGTTTATCCGGTGCTTTGGGTACACAGGCGTCATATGCGCAGGAAACGCTTTCTTCTTCGCAGCTACCTTGCATTCCTGCCCCGCACGCCCGGAAATTCGGCAGTCTGGTACTGCTCAATCCTAATGGTCGCCTTGAACCTGTCAACAGTTACACTTCCGCCATTCTGCGCAAACTTTACGGAGCGGACAAGCTGAACAGCATCAATTCAGACCAGTTCTTTCTGAATCTTCTCGCTTTTCCGGATGAGTGGGGTGGCTATCCTTTTATCAAGGTCGATAATAAAGATATTCTTCAACGGTTCGGAAGAGACGGCAAATACATCGCATGGCAGGATGTCTTTGATGCCGACGGCAATTATGTGCTGACCGATGAAGTGAATGCCATCTATGCAAAATCCGCTTCAGAACGGAAACGAATGGATTCGGATTTGTTAAAACTGGATGAATCGGTGAATATTGTCTACCGTATTATGCAACATCAACTTCTGCCTCTCTTCCCGGACGAAAACGACGTTCAGGGAAAATGGTACTCGGCAGGTGACGAACAAACCGTCTTTCATGATAAGGATTCCCTGTTTGTTTCTAAAATCATGGATTGGTATATCTACGAATTGGGTAATGGTGTCCGCACTAATAACTGGAAAGAAGCGGACAAGATTGTCGATATGATGCATATCTTCCAGCAAGCTAAAAGTAAAACTCCCGCTATTGACAATCAGAGAGTAAAAGCGGAGCTTCTCTATAATCAGTTAAACCTGTTCTTCTGGTGTCGTCTGGCTTACCTGATTTTGGGCGGAATCTTACTTTTCATAGCCTGCGGAGAGATTATCGCGGATTTCAAATGGGGGAGCAGACTGAGCAGCATACTGATTGTTCTTCTGATCGCTGCTTTCCTTGCACACACGACCGGTGTCTTACTGCGCTGGTATATCTCCGAACGTGCACCGTGGGCGAATGCTTACGAATCAATGATCTGCACTTCCTGGCTGCTCGTTGGCGGAGGCCTCTTGTTTGCCCGGCGTTTCCGTATTCTCCCTGCGCTTGCCGGACTGTTAGGCGGAATCATGCTTTTCGTGGCAGGACTGAACCATCTGAATCCGGAAATAACTCCTTTGGTTCCGGTGCTTCAGTCGTATTGGCTGATGTCTCATGTCGCCATTATCATGATCGGCTATGTATTCTTCGCACTTTGTGCGCTGACGGGACTGTTTAATCTTATCTTGATGAATCTGCTTTCTGCCACCAATCGGGTGAAGCTTCTCTTCCGTATCCGTGAGTTTACCTTACTGAATGAAATGGCAATGATTCTCGGCTTATTCTTTATGACGGCAGGAACCTTCCTCGGTGCCATCTGGGCAAATGTCTCATGGGGCAGATACTGGGGATGGGACCCGAAAGAAACATGGGCTTTAATCTCTATTGTTGTCTATGCACTGGTACTTCATATCCGTTTTATCCCGCTGCTGAAAGGTAAAACAACTTGGTGTTACAATTTGCTGTCCGTAGTCTCCATTCTCTCCATTATCATGACTTGGTTTGGAGTAAACTACTACCTGAGCGGCTTGCACTCTTATGGAAAGACCGAAGGGGGAGATTTACTGTTATGGATATGGGGAGCGGGTTTGTGTGTTGTGCTTGCTTTGGCCCTCTTTGCACGCAGGCGTTTGAAAAAGTATTCATGA
- a CDS encoding HU family DNA-binding protein yields MSILYKTTRFADTFTGDKETNVRVQLLSWDTLDTKAFVEYLATKYNLSKGEAYKSLSIVLEGMEAVLKDGNILNLDDFGSFSLNGNFCEDKEPDENHRAESIQVKNVVFKADKNLKKRISAAGFEKYNPKKHNKRKY; encoded by the coding sequence ATGAGCATACTTTACAAAACAACCCGCTTCGCGGATACATTCACAGGAGATAAGGAGACAAATGTCCGGGTACAACTGCTATCATGGGATACACTGGACACCAAAGCATTCGTAGAATATCTGGCAACCAAATACAACCTATCCAAAGGAGAAGCATACAAAAGCCTCAGCATAGTACTGGAAGGAATGGAAGCCGTACTGAAAGACGGAAACATACTCAATCTGGACGACTTCGGCAGTTTCTCTCTAAACGGAAATTTCTGTGAAGACAAAGAGCCTGACGAAAACCACAGGGCAGAATCCATCCAAGTGAAAAACGTAGTTTTTAAAGCGGACAAGAATCTAAAAAAACGTATTTCAGCTGCCGGATTTGAGAAGTACAATCCAAAGAAACACAATAAACGGAAATATTAA
- a CDS encoding Ig-like domain-containing protein codes for MKKILFLMTAVLVIAGCSKSEDGKLTLSANQVSLYSGDTKQVTVNDNATWSSKSEFVAEVSEDGIIKGNHVGKTIITATSDNGEALCEVVVNAKYSTYTEPVLEFGVDKATVKAKEKRTILEDKTSTLGYRGENSAVKSVAYLFENGKLTSSAIALSYSYTEEIAKFLSERYQVIGKDSDGAYYFINNDSDKYNMGVRLSVESGFIMVVYVPQSPKSRSIQAADLQELKSILGI; via the coding sequence ATGAAAAAGATTTTATTTTTAATGACGGCTGTTTTAGTGATTGCCGGATGTAGTAAAAGTGAAGATGGGAAACTAACTCTGAGTGCTAATCAAGTTTCTTTGTATTCGGGCGACACAAAACAAGTAACGGTAAACGACAATGCTACTTGGAGTTCAAAGAGTGAATTTGTAGCTGAAGTAAGTGAGGATGGAATAATCAAAGGAAATCATGTTGGAAAAACAATTATCACTGCAACTTCAGATAATGGAGAGGCGCTGTGTGAAGTTGTGGTAAATGCTAAATATAGCACTTACACAGAACCTGTATTGGAATTTGGTGTGGATAAGGCAACTGTTAAGGCTAAAGAGAAACGTACTATTCTGGAGGATAAAACAAGTACATTGGGATACAGAGGCGAGAATAGTGCTGTAAAGAGCGTTGCTTATCTGTTTGAGAATGGAAAATTAACTTCTTCAGCTATAGCTCTTTCCTATTCGTATACTGAAGAAATAGCTAAATTTCTGTCAGAGAGATATCAGGTAATAGGGAAGGATAGTGATGGTGCATATTACTTCATCAATAATGATTCGGATAAATATAATATGGGGGTTAGATTATCCGTTGAAAGTGGTTTCATTATGGTGGTGTATGTTCCTCAGTCTCCTAAATCAAGGAGTATTCAAGCTGCAGATCTGCAGGAACTTAAGTCTATATTGGGAATTTAA
- a CDS encoding IS256 family transposase, which yields MKEEFDFESIKNKAIEQLKAGKPLLGKDGAFAPLLESILNAALEGEMDAHLTEEERQMGNRRNGKMQKQVQTPLGEVTVSTPRDRNSSFDPQFIKKRETILAEGVADRIIGLYAMGNSTREISDWMEENLGNRVSADTISSITDRVLPEIKAWKSRMLDSVYPIVWMDAIHYKVTDERGCAVTRAIYNVLSIDREGHKELLGMYISRNEGANFWLSVLTDLQNRGVEDILIACIDGLKGFPEAIQSVYPNTAVQLCVVHQIRNSIKYVGSKNQKEFLRDLKCVYQAVNKESAENELLKLDEKWGEQYPVVIRSWQDNWDKLSEYFQYTPVIRKLIYTTNTVEGYHRQIRKVTKNKGVFPSDTALEKLVYLAYRNIRKKWTMPLANWATISQQLAIKFGNRFKLL from the coding sequence ATGAAAGAAGAATTTGATTTCGAGAGTATCAAGAACAAGGCCATTGAACAGCTGAAAGCCGGCAAGCCTTTGTTGGGTAAGGACGGCGCCTTTGCCCCACTATTGGAAAGTATATTGAATGCAGCCCTGGAAGGAGAGATGGATGCACATTTGACAGAAGAAGAACGCCAGATGGGTAACCGTCGTAACGGAAAGATGCAAAAGCAGGTTCAGACTCCCTTGGGCGAAGTAACCGTTTCCACTCCCCGTGACCGTAATTCGAGTTTTGATCCCCAGTTTATCAAGAAGCGTGAGACTATTCTGGCAGAAGGTGTTGCTGACCGTATAATTGGCTTGTATGCAATGGGAAACAGCACAAGGGAAATCAGTGACTGGATGGAAGAAAATCTTGGGAATCGTGTTTCGGCCGACACAATCAGTTCCATCACAGACCGTGTACTTCCGGAGATAAAAGCATGGAAATCACGGATGCTTGATTCTGTTTATCCTATAGTCTGGATGGATGCCATTCATTACAAAGTAACGGATGAACGTGGCTGCGCGGTAACCCGTGCAATCTATAATGTACTGAGCATTGACAGGGAGGGACACAAGGAGTTACTTGGAATGTATATATCAAGGAATGAGGGAGCAAACTTCTGGCTCAGCGTGTTGACAGACCTTCAGAACCGTGGAGTTGAGGATATTCTCATTGCCTGTATAGACGGTCTGAAGGGGTTTCCTGAAGCCATTCAAAGCGTTTATCCTAATACAGCCGTACAGCTTTGTGTAGTACATCAGATACGTAACTCCATCAAGTATGTAGGATCCAAGAATCAGAAGGAGTTCTTAAGGGATTTGAAATGTGTCTATCAGGCAGTCAATAAGGAATCCGCAGAAAATGAGCTCCTCAAGCTGGATGAAAAATGGGGTGAACAGTATCCTGTCGTTATCAGATCCTGGCAGGACAACTGGGATAAGCTGTCCGAATACTTCCAGTATACTCCGGTCATCCGTAAGCTTATCTATACCACAAATACCGTTGAGGGGTATCACCGTCAGATCCGCAAGGTAACAAAAAACAAGGGCGTGTTCCCATCGGATACAGCCCTTGAGAAACTTGTTTATCTTGCATACCGCAATATACGTAAGAAATGGACCATGCCACTGGCCAATTGGGCTACCATCTCGCAACAACTGGCTATAAAGTTTGGAAACCGGTTTAAATTATTGTAA